The Pangasianodon hypophthalmus isolate fPanHyp1 chromosome 5, fPanHyp1.pri, whole genome shotgun sequence genome includes a window with the following:
- the LOC128318340 gene encoding histone H3 — translation MARTKQTARKSTGGKAPRKQLATKAARKSAPATGGVKKPHRYRPGTVALREIRRYQKSTELLIRKLPFQRLVREIAQDFKTDLRFQSSAVMALQEASEAYLVGLFEDTNLCAIHAKRVTIMPKDIQLARRIRGERA, via the coding sequence ATGGCAAGAACCAAGCAGACCGCCCGTAAGTCCACCGGTGGCAAGGCGCCCAGGAAGCAGCTCGCCACTAAGGCCGCCCGCAAGAGCGCCCCGGCCACCGGCGGCGTGAAGAAGCCTCACCGTTACAGGCCGGGCACCGTGGCTCTGAGAGAGATCCGCCGTTATCAGAAGTCTACTGAGCTGCTCATCCGCAAGCTGCCCTTCCAGCGCCTGGTGAGAGAAATCGCTCAGGACTTCAAGACTGATCTGCGTTTCCAGAGCTCGGCCGTCATGGCCCTGCAGGAGGCGAGCGAGGCGTACCTGGTCGGCCTGTTCGAGGACACCAACCTGTGCGCCATCCACGCCAAGAGAGTGACCATCATGCCCAAGGATATTCAGCTGGCCCGCCGTATTCGCGGAGAGCGCGCTTAA
- the LOC128318390 gene encoding histone H4, which produces MSGRGKGGKGLGKGGAKRHRKVLRDNIQGITKPAIRRLARRGGVKRISGLIYEETRGVLKVFLENVIRDAVTYTEHAKRKTVTAMDVVYALKRQGRTLYGFGG; this is translated from the coding sequence ATGTCTGGCAGAGGCAAGGGCGGAAAGGGGCTCGGCAAAGGAGGCGCCAAGCGTCACCGTAAAGTTCTTCGCGATAACATCCAGGGAATCACCAAGCCGGCTATTCGCCGTCTGGCTCGCCGTGGCGGTGTTAAGCGTATTTCCGGTCTGATCTACGAAGAGACTCGCGGTGTGCTGAAGGTGTTCCTGGAGAACGTGATCCGCGACGCCGTCACCTACACCGAGCATGCCAAGAGGAAGACGGTCACCGCCATGGATGTGGTGTACGCCCTGAAACGCCAGGGACGCACCCTGTACGGCTTCGGCGGTTAA
- the LOC128318381 gene encoding histone H2B-like yields MPDPAKAAPKKGSKKAVTKTAGKGGKKRRKSRKESYAIYVYKVLKQVHPDTGISSKAMGIMNSFVNDIFERIAGESSRLAHYNKRSTITSREIQTAVRLLLPGELAKHAVSEGTKAVTKYTSSK; encoded by the coding sequence atgcCCGACCCAGCCAAGGCCGCTCCCAAGAAGGGATCCAAGAAAGCCGTGACCAAGACGGCCGGCAAAGGAGGCAAGAAGCGCAGAAAGTCCAGGAAGGAGAGCTACGCTATCTACGTGTACAAAGTCCTGAAGCAGGTGCACCCCGACACCGGCATCTCTTCTAAGGCGATGGGCATCATGAACTCGTTCGTGAACGACATCTTCGAGCGTATCGCCGGTGAGTCCTCTCGTCTGGCTCATTACAACAAGCGCTCCACCATCACCTCCAGGGAGATCCAGACCGCCGTGCGCCTGTTGCTTCCCGGCGAGCTGGCCAAGCACGCCGTGTCCGAGGGCACCAAGGCCGTCACCAAGTACACCAGCTCCAAGTAA
- the LOC128318339 gene encoding histone H1-like — protein MSAFKTSPPAAGREVPVLHSATAIDSFILLSSAHTDMAEVAPAPAAAPAKAPKKKAASRTKKAGPSVGELIVKAVSSSKERSGVSLAALKKALAAGGYDVEKNNSRVKLAVKSLVTKGTLVQTKGTGASGSFKLNKKQTEAKKPAKKAAPKPKKAAAKKPAAAKKPKKVAAKKPAAAAKKSPKKAKKPAAAAKKATKSPKKAKKPATPKKAAKSPKKAKAVKPKTAKPKAAKAKKAAPKKK, from the coding sequence ATGTCTGCTTTTAAGACCAGCCCCCCGGCCGCGGGGAGGGAGGTTCCTGTGTTACACAGCGCCACAGCGATTGACTCTTTTATTCTACTTAgctccgcacacacagacatggcagAAGTCGCTCCCGCGCCCGCCGCCGCGCCGGCCAAAGCGCCCAAGAAGAAAGCAGCTTCGAGGACCAAGAAAGCGGGTCCCAGCGTCGGCGAGCTCATCGTCAAGGCGGTTTCCTCGTCCAAGGAGAGGAGCGGCGTGTCGCTCGCCGCTTTGAAGAAGGCTTTGGCTGCCGGCGGATACGATGTGGAGAAGAACAACTCCCGCGTCAAGCTCGCCGTCAAGAGCCTCGTGACAAAGGGCACTCTGGTGCAGACCAAAGGGACCGGCGCGTCTGGCTCTTTCAAGCTGAACAAGAAGCAGACCGAAGCCAAGAAGCCCGCAAAGAAAGCCGCGCCCAAACCCAAGAAGGCGGCAGCCAAGAAGCccgccgcggctaagaagcccaagAAGGTAGCGGCCAAGAaacccgccgccgccgccaagaaGTCTCCTAAGAAGGCGAAGAagcccgccgccgccgccaagaaAGCCACCAAGAGCCCCAAGAAGGCGAAGAAGCCGGCGACCCCTAAAAAGGCAGCCAAGAGCCCCAAGAAGGCAAAGGCTGTGAAGCCCAAGACAGCAAAGCCCAAAGCGGCAAAGGCGAAAAAGGCAGCccccaaaaagaaataa